In the Magnetospira sp. QH-2 genome, one interval contains:
- a CDS encoding S-(hydroxymethyl)glutathione dehydrogenase/class III alcohol dehydrogenase, with translation MKTRAAVAYKAGDPLSIEEVDLQGPRAGEVLVEIKATGICHTDAFTLSGDDPEGAFPAILGHEGAGIVLEVGEGVTSVVPGDHVIPLYTPECRECDYCLHPKTNLCQSIRSTQGQGLMPDGTSRFSIDGTPILHYMGCSTFSNYTVMPEIALAKIRPDAPFEKVCYIGCGVTTGVGAVVFDAKVEPGSNVVVFGLGGIGLNVIQGAQMVGANKIIGIDINESKIPLAKQFGMTDFINPKKVDNLVEAIVDLTNGGADYSFECIGNVSTMRQALECCHKGWGESLIIGVAGAGQEISTRPFQLVTGRVWRGSAFGGARGRTDVPKIVDWYMDGKINIDDLITHTMPLDDINDAFELMHRGESIRSVVLY, from the coding sequence ATGAAAACCCGTGCCGCCGTGGCATACAAAGCCGGAGACCCATTGAGCATCGAAGAGGTGGACCTGCAAGGTCCCCGGGCCGGAGAAGTGCTGGTCGAGATCAAAGCCACCGGCATCTGCCATACGGATGCCTTCACTCTTTCCGGCGACGACCCCGAAGGGGCGTTCCCGGCCATTCTTGGTCACGAGGGCGCGGGCATCGTGCTCGAGGTGGGCGAGGGAGTGACCTCGGTGGTGCCGGGGGATCACGTGATACCTCTATATACCCCTGAATGCCGCGAGTGCGACTATTGCCTGCACCCCAAAACCAATCTGTGTCAGTCCATTCGGTCGACCCAGGGACAAGGTCTGATGCCCGATGGCACCAGTCGCTTTTCCATCGATGGCACCCCGATCCTGCACTACATGGGCTGCTCGACCTTTTCCAATTACACGGTGATGCCGGAAATCGCCCTGGCCAAGATCCGCCCGGACGCCCCATTCGAAAAGGTCTGCTACATTGGCTGTGGCGTGACCACCGGGGTCGGCGCCGTGGTTTTCGATGCCAAGGTGGAGCCGGGTTCCAACGTGGTGGTTTTCGGCCTCGGCGGCATCGGCCTGAACGTGATTCAGGGCGCGCAGATGGTCGGCGCCAACAAGATCATCGGTATCGACATTAATGAAAGCAAGATTCCCCTGGCCAAGCAGTTCGGCATGACCGATTTCATCAACCCGAAAAAGGTCGATAACCTGGTGGAGGCCATTGTCGATCTGACCAATGGCGGCGCCGACTACTCCTTTGAATGTATCGGCAATGTTTCGACCATGCGTCAGGCTTTGGAATGCTGCCACAAGGGCTGGGGCGAAAGCCTGATCATCGGCGTGGCCGGGGCCGGGCAGGAGATTTCCACCCGCCCCTTCCAACTGGTAACCGGTCGGGTATGGCGCGGATCTGCTTTCGGTGGCGCCCGGGGCCGCACCGATGTGCCCAAGATCGTCGATTGGTATATGGACGGCAAGATCAATATCGACGACCTGATTACCCACACCATGCCCTTGGATGACATCAACGACGCCTTCGAACTGATGCATCGCGGGGAATCCATCCGCTCGGTGGTGCTCTACTGA
- a CDS encoding HlyD family type I secretion periplasmic adaptor subunit: MTETTMDQEITLVRAKRQLRFLGQSALLEEAGVSLMSNAMIVIISAVLFGFIAWAHFTDVDEIAVGFGAVVPLSSVHVVQHLEGGIIREIPVKERQLVTKGTPLIHLDATQVQSDLDQTRSREAVLKLRAERLRALAQGRAPDYSAFGDEYATLVEDQLQIHQGAVQRFDSQNRVFVEQLQQKTEEIHAVREQQAAVKRQITLYAEEQTMRQDLFDKGVGSKLRVIEIKREVAAAENEMSRLIGQERTVRKEMSEVKERISDLHRTQQENALNEMGTVTAELAQVSDALQRIEDRLRRLVVYAPVSGIVQNLQFRTVGGVVPAGGQIVEIVPVDDELLVETRISTRDIGHVKEGQPVTVKVTSFDFARYGALEGDLESVSATTFIDEQSQQPYYKGMVRLHRNYVGNDPKNNIILPGMTVQADIITGNKTLLEYLLKPIYVSLEQAFHER, encoded by the coding sequence ATGACCGAAACGACGATGGATCAGGAAATCACCTTGGTACGGGCCAAGCGGCAGCTCCGCTTCCTCGGCCAAAGCGCCTTGCTCGAGGAAGCCGGCGTTTCGCTGATGTCCAATGCCATGATCGTCATTATCAGCGCGGTGTTGTTCGGCTTCATCGCCTGGGCCCATTTTACCGATGTGGATGAAATAGCCGTTGGATTTGGAGCCGTGGTGCCCTTGTCCTCGGTCCATGTGGTACAGCATCTCGAAGGGGGCATCATCCGAGAGATCCCGGTCAAGGAACGACAGTTGGTGACCAAGGGAACCCCCTTGATCCACCTTGACGCGACCCAGGTGCAATCGGATCTGGATCAGACTCGATCCCGGGAAGCCGTGCTCAAACTGCGCGCCGAGCGCCTGCGCGCTTTGGCCCAGGGACGCGCCCCGGACTACTCCGCTTTCGGAGACGAATACGCCACCTTGGTGGAAGACCAGTTGCAGATCCACCAAGGTGCGGTCCAACGCTTTGATTCCCAGAATCGGGTCTTCGTAGAGCAATTGCAGCAAAAGACCGAGGAAATCCATGCGGTCCGCGAACAGCAGGCAGCGGTCAAACGTCAGATCACGCTCTATGCCGAAGAACAAACCATGCGCCAAGACCTGTTCGACAAGGGGGTCGGATCGAAGCTGAGGGTCATCGAGATCAAGCGCGAAGTGGCGGCGGCGGAAAACGAGATGAGCCGACTGATCGGTCAGGAACGCACGGTGCGCAAGGAAATGTCCGAGGTCAAGGAGCGGATCTCCGACCTGCACCGCACGCAGCAGGAAAATGCCCTCAACGAGATGGGAACGGTCACCGCCGAACTGGCCCAGGTGAGCGACGCCCTGCAACGGATCGAGGACCGTTTACGCCGGCTGGTGGTCTATGCGCCGGTTTCAGGCATCGTCCAGAACCTGCAATTCAGGACCGTGGGCGGGGTCGTACCGGCAGGCGGGCAGATCGTGGAAATCGTCCCGGTGGATGATGAATTGCTGGTTGAAACCCGCATCAGCACCCGCGACATCGGTCATGTGAAGGAAGGCCAACCGGTCACGGTGAAAGTCACCAGTTTCGATTTCGCCCGCTACGGCGCCTTGGAAGGGGATCTGGAGTCGGTCTCCGCCACCACTTTCATCGACGAGCAATCGCAGCAGCCCTACTACAAGGGCATGGTCCGGTTGCACCGGAACTACGTGGGCAACGACCCCAAAAACAACATCATCCTGCCCGGCATGACGGTGCAGGCCGACATCATTACTGGCAATAAAACCCTGCTGGAATACCTGTTGAAACCCATTTACGTCTCGCTTGAGCAGGCGTTCCACGAACGATAA
- a CDS encoding SCO family protein, whose amino-acid sequence MKYPSILGLATMLMLPLSAPAQSGPSAAQVAGIDFSRSANFDFDAPQAGSYRLPVIKQAADGDVLDSSGDKRTLHDVMADRITVVSFIYNRCSDASGCPLAWSAMYDLSDASAIDPQLAKNVNLVTVSFDPEYDTPEVMAAVRGRIDEPEDRAPWTYLTTEGTAQLDPILRSYNQVVSRRPGKEGATTDLFVHQLRVYLIDRKKMVRNIYGLGFLDPRLLLTDIQTLLMEESQSSQRSHR is encoded by the coding sequence ATGAAATATCCTTCAATACTCGGCCTGGCGACGATGCTGATGCTGCCTTTGAGTGCCCCCGCGCAATCTGGTCCCTCCGCGGCCCAGGTGGCGGGGATCGACTTCTCGCGCTCGGCCAATTTCGACTTCGACGCTCCCCAGGCCGGCAGCTATCGATTGCCGGTTATCAAGCAGGCCGCCGATGGCGACGTTCTTGATTCCAGCGGCGATAAACGGACGCTGCACGACGTGATGGCGGACCGTATCACCGTGGTGAGCTTTATCTACAATCGTTGTTCAGATGCCAGCGGCTGCCCCTTGGCCTGGTCGGCCATGTATGATCTTTCCGATGCCAGCGCCATTGATCCCCAACTGGCCAAGAATGTGAATTTGGTCACCGTCAGTTTCGATCCGGAATACGATACCCCGGAAGTGATGGCGGCGGTGCGGGGGCGGATCGATGAACCGGAAGATCGCGCCCCATGGACCTATTTGACCACCGAGGGGACGGCGCAACTGGATCCTATCCTGCGGTCCTATAATCAGGTGGTTTCCCGCCGCCCCGGCAAGGAAGGCGCGACCACGGACTTGTTTGTCCATCAACTGCGGGTCTATTTGATCGATCGGAAAAAAATGGTCCGCAATATCTATGGGCTGGGCTTTCTGGATCCGCGCCTGTTGCTGACCGACATCCAAACCCTGCTGATGGAGGAAAGCCAGTCCAGCCAACGGAGCCACCGGTGA
- the fghA gene encoding S-formylglutathione hydrolase: MPLQTHSENKVFGGRLGVYSHASTTCQVPMRFSLFLPPQTGSKLVPVVFWLSGLTCTEDNFTVKAGAYRVAAELGLAIVAPDTSPRGEDVPDNEAYDLGQGAGFYVDATQGPWRRHYNMDSYVTRELPDLIRDSFPLDWHRQSIMGHSMGGHGALTIWLKNPGLFRSTSAFSPICAPSRCPWGQKAFTNYLGPNSSAWEDHDATALMRKGGSGTMRPPILIDQGTDDPFLAEQLMPEVFQEACTEVGQSLRLRFQEGYDHSYFFIGTFIEDHLRFHAAELATV; the protein is encoded by the coding sequence ATGCCGTTGCAAACCCATTCCGAGAACAAGGTGTTCGGCGGCAGGCTGGGGGTCTACTCCCATGCCTCCACCACCTGCCAAGTCCCCATGCGGTTCAGCCTGTTCCTCCCCCCCCAAACGGGGAGCAAGCTGGTGCCGGTGGTGTTCTGGTTGTCCGGCCTGACCTGTACCGAGGACAATTTCACCGTCAAGGCCGGGGCCTACCGGGTGGCGGCGGAACTGGGGCTGGCCATCGTTGCTCCGGATACCTCGCCACGCGGCGAGGATGTTCCCGACAACGAGGCCTATGACCTGGGCCAGGGGGCGGGATTCTATGTGGATGCCACCCAGGGTCCCTGGCGGCGCCACTACAATATGGATAGCTATGTGACCCGCGAGCTTCCCGATCTGATCCGCGATAGTTTCCCGTTGGATTGGCACCGGCAAAGCATCATGGGGCATTCCATGGGCGGGCATGGGGCCTTGACCATATGGCTGAAGAACCCCGGTCTGTTCCGCTCCACCTCGGCCTTTTCGCCCATCTGTGCGCCCAGCCGGTGCCCTTGGGGCCAAAAGGCCTTTACGAACTATCTCGGTCCCAATTCCAGTGCCTGGGAAGACCATGATGCCACCGCCCTGATGCGCAAGGGCGGCAGCGGTACCATGCGACCACCGATCCTGATCGATCAAGGAACGGATGACCCCTTCCTCGCCGAGCAATTGATGCCGGAAGTCTTTCAAGAGGCTTGCACGGAAGTGGGGCAATCCTTGCGACTACGGTTCCAGGAGGGCTACGACCATAGCTATTTCTTTATCGGAACCTTCATCGAGGATCATCTGAGATTTCACGCCGCCGAACTGGCTACGGTCTGA
- a CDS encoding formate dehydrogenase subunit gamma, protein MPLDWDETEALAVIERHAKQRGALLPLLHAVQDLFGHIPDPVVPLVAQRLRLSRAEVEGVISFYKDFRRQARGRHVVTLCRAEACQAMGAEDLVAQLRHRLSMDMDTTHENGDLTLETVYCLGNCALGPSAVVDGQLIGRATAERIEARLKVVP, encoded by the coding sequence ATGCCCTTGGACTGGGACGAAACAGAGGCTTTAGCTGTTATTGAACGGCATGCGAAGCAGCGCGGGGCGTTGCTGCCGCTGCTCCACGCGGTGCAAGACCTGTTCGGTCATATTCCAGACCCGGTGGTGCCTTTGGTGGCCCAACGCCTCCGGCTTTCCCGCGCCGAAGTGGAGGGGGTGATCTCATTTTATAAGGATTTCCGCCGCCAGGCCCGGGGGCGCCATGTGGTGACACTCTGCCGCGCGGAGGCCTGTCAGGCCATGGGGGCTGAAGACCTGGTGGCTCAACTGCGCCACAGGCTTTCCATGGATATGGATACCACCCACGAGAACGGAGACCTCACTTTGGAGACTGTCTATTGCCTGGGCAATTGCGCCTTGGGACCGTCGGCGGTGGTGGATGGTCAATTGATCGGTCGGGCCACGGCAGAGCGCATCGAAGCGCGGTTGAAAGTCGTGCCATGA
- a CDS encoding LysR family transcriptional regulator, with the protein MSKHMEGTREFIEVVHQGSFTAAANKLGVAKSFVSRHVKALEDRLGLQLMIRTTRGFTLTEAGEVYFNQCRQIFQDLEELEKRIADQNTTPRGPIRVTVAGAFGEDYIAPLVAEFLSDHPEVSVHLEFTNRTLNLIENNIDIAFRTGFVVDGPFIRRKLCAYPLITVASREYLDRNSVPESPQDLSRHNCLVGTLTHWRFDRDDDFQEWRIHGNWRSNNGRALIAAAESGLGIAQVPLFYARESLEQGRLVPVLEPYLRNKVPIWALQPQRVYMPTRVRLLLDYLYRSCHDIAGE; encoded by the coding sequence ATGAGCAAACACATGGAAGGCACCCGCGAGTTTATCGAGGTGGTGCATCAAGGATCCTTCACCGCCGCGGCCAATAAGCTCGGCGTTGCCAAATCTTTCGTTTCCCGGCATGTCAAAGCGCTGGAGGATCGGCTAGGCCTGCAATTGATGATTCGGACCACCCGGGGCTTCACCCTGACCGAAGCGGGCGAAGTCTACTTCAACCAATGCCGCCAGATTTTCCAGGATCTGGAAGAGCTGGAGAAACGCATTGCCGATCAGAACACCACACCGCGCGGTCCCATCCGCGTGACCGTCGCCGGGGCTTTCGGCGAGGACTACATTGCCCCGCTGGTGGCGGAGTTTCTGTCCGACCACCCGGAAGTATCCGTCCACCTGGAGTTCACCAACCGGACGCTCAATCTCATCGAAAACAATATCGATATCGCCTTTCGCACCGGCTTCGTGGTCGACGGCCCGTTCATCCGACGCAAGCTCTGCGCCTATCCACTGATCACGGTAGCCAGCCGGGAGTATCTGGATCGCAACTCGGTGCCGGAGTCTCCCCAAGACCTGAGCCGCCACAACTGCCTGGTCGGCACCCTGACCCACTGGCGGTTTGATCGCGATGATGATTTTCAGGAATGGCGGATCCATGGGAACTGGCGCAGCAACAATGGCCGGGCACTGATCGCGGCAGCGGAATCCGGTCTGGGTATCGCCCAGGTACCGCTGTTCTACGCCCGGGAGTCCCTCGAACAGGGGCGGCTGGTCCCAGTGTTGGAGCCCTACCTTCGCAACAAGGTTCCCATCTGGGCCCTACAGCCGCAACGGGTCTACATGCCCACCCGGGTGCGGCTATTGCTCGACTATCTGTATCGCTCCTGCCACGACATCGCCGGGGAATGA
- a CDS encoding NADH-ubiquinone oxidoreductase-F iron-sulfur binding region domain-containing protein: protein MTSVFLPLDSAAQSVGAEEVAEAFEAAGIRPVRTGSRGMLWLEPLAEIERDGQRHAFGPLTPADAADLVAKSFPSDHPLALGPTEEIPYLAGQERLSFARCGIVDPLSLADYEAHGGGAGLAAALALPPESIVDQVTESGLRGRGGAGFPTGIKWRTVLEAGTGEKVICCNADEGDSGTFADRMIMEGDPFSLIEGMIIAGLAVGAETGLVYLRSEYPQARQILNDAIIGAEKAGWLGNDVRGSKKRFHMEIRLGAGSYVCGEETAMLESLEGKRGIVRAKPPLPAIEGLFGRPTVVNNVLTLVAVPTILAKGAAFYREFGMGRSRGTLPFQLAGNIQHGGIVEKAFGVSLDCLIHDFGGGTASGRPLRAVQVGGPLGAYLPATGLDVAADYEALTDRGALLGHGGIVVFDDTVQMARQARFAMAFCAEESCGKCTPCRIGSVRGMEILDRVVAGNGTNADMTLLDDLCTTMTDASLCAMGGLTPLPVTSARTHFPQDFPVKEA from the coding sequence ATGACCTCTGTATTCCTCCCGTTGGACAGCGCTGCCCAGTCCGTGGGCGCCGAAGAGGTGGCCGAAGCCTTCGAGGCGGCGGGGATAAGGCCGGTCCGTACCGGATCCCGCGGGATGCTGTGGCTCGAACCCCTGGCCGAGATCGAACGAGACGGCCAGCGCCATGCCTTTGGGCCGCTGACCCCGGCGGACGCGGCGGATTTGGTGGCCAAGAGTTTTCCTTCCGACCATCCGCTGGCACTTGGCCCCACCGAGGAGATCCCTTACCTGGCGGGGCAGGAACGCCTGAGCTTTGCCCGCTGCGGCATTGTCGATCCCCTTTCCTTGGCCGACTATGAGGCCCACGGGGGCGGTGCCGGATTGGCCGCCGCCCTGGCCCTGCCCCCCGAGTCCATCGTTGATCAGGTGACAGAGTCCGGCCTGCGTGGACGCGGCGGCGCCGGGTTTCCCACCGGCATCAAATGGCGGACGGTTCTAGAAGCCGGAACGGGCGAAAAGGTGATCTGTTGCAACGCCGATGAAGGGGACAGCGGCACGTTCGCCGATCGCATGATCATGGAAGGCGATCCGTTCTCGCTGATCGAAGGCATGATCATCGCCGGTCTGGCGGTGGGGGCGGAAACCGGATTGGTCTATCTGCGCTCCGAGTATCCCCAAGCGCGGCAAATCTTAAATGATGCGATCATCGGCGCTGAAAAAGCCGGGTGGCTGGGGAACGATGTGCGGGGGTCCAAGAAGCGCTTCCACATGGAAATCCGCTTGGGCGCCGGATCCTACGTGTGTGGCGAGGAAACCGCCATGCTGGAAAGCCTCGAAGGCAAACGCGGGATTGTGCGCGCCAAGCCGCCGCTCCCAGCCATCGAGGGACTGTTCGGGCGCCCAACGGTGGTCAACAATGTCCTGACCCTGGTGGCCGTGCCGACCATCCTGGCCAAGGGCGCGGCCTTCTATCGAGAATTCGGCATGGGTCGATCCCGGGGCACCCTGCCGTTTCAGCTGGCAGGCAACATCCAACATGGCGGTATCGTCGAGAAAGCCTTTGGCGTCAGTCTGGATTGCCTGATCCATGATTTTGGCGGCGGCACCGCCAGCGGCCGCCCCCTGCGCGCCGTGCAGGTGGGCGGACCGCTGGGCGCTTATCTCCCCGCGACGGGGCTGGATGTGGCTGCCGACTATGAGGCTCTGACCGACCGCGGCGCCCTTCTTGGTCATGGCGGCATCGTGGTTTTTGACGATACGGTCCAGATGGCCCGCCAGGCCCGTTTTGCCATGGCCTTTTGTGCCGAAGAATCCTGTGGCAAATGCACGCCCTGCCGTATTGGATCGGTGCGCGGAATGGAGATTTTGGACCGGGTGGTTGCAGGAAACGGAACCAACGCCGATATGACTCTTTTAGACGATCTTTGCACGACCATGACCGATGCGTCGCTTTGCGCCATGGGCGGCCTGACCCCGTTGCCGGTCACCAGTGCCCGAACCCATTTTCCGCAAGATTTTCCGGTGAAAGAAGCCTGA
- a CDS encoding cytochrome-c peroxidase: MARLVHPPLGLPPLDLAIGDAEKMAERIALGRKLFFDRRLSINGTMSCAMCHIPEQGFAQHELATSVGVEGRSVRRNAPTILNVAYMELMFHDGRDDSLETQIFGPLLAQAEMANPSVGFVLQTIRQAKDYDGLFESAYGEPVDFGHLGSALAAYERSLLLANSPFDRWFYGKQDSALTDQAKKGFALFTGKAGCAICHPVEETGTVFTDQQLHNTGLGYLRDIVDPSDQGPVAVQVAPGVVYNLARSTIDSVGLPRQKDLGRKEVTNDPDDMYLFKTPGLRNVALTAPYMHDGSLRRLRDVVDFYDQGGFQYEGTDPALRPLHLTEPEKKALVAFLESLTGEGIADLIAEARGTEIGNVEADLNSAKGSY, encoded by the coding sequence GTGGCGCGCCTCGTCCATCCGCCCTTGGGTCTTCCACCTTTGGACCTTGCCATCGGCGACGCAGAGAAAATGGCCGAACGTATCGCTCTGGGGCGTAAGCTGTTTTTTGACCGCAGGCTATCCATCAATGGCACCATGTCCTGTGCCATGTGCCATATTCCCGAGCAGGGGTTCGCGCAACATGAGTTGGCCACCTCGGTGGGCGTGGAGGGCCGCTCGGTCCGCCGTAACGCGCCGACCATTCTCAATGTGGCCTATATGGAGTTGATGTTCCACGACGGGCGCGATGATTCCCTTGAAACCCAGATCTTCGGGCCACTCCTGGCCCAGGCGGAGATGGCCAATCCGTCTGTGGGGTTCGTGTTGCAGACCATCCGCCAGGCCAAGGACTATGACGGACTGTTTGAATCGGCCTATGGCGAACCGGTGGATTTTGGCCACTTGGGATCGGCCCTGGCGGCCTATGAACGCTCCTTGCTGTTGGCCAATTCCCCCTTTGACCGGTGGTTCTATGGCAAACAGGATTCTGCTTTGACCGATCAGGCAAAAAAAGGGTTCGCCCTGTTTACCGGAAAGGCGGGCTGCGCCATCTGCCACCCCGTGGAAGAAACCGGAACGGTCTTTACCGATCAGCAACTGCACAATACCGGGTTGGGCTATCTGCGGGATATCGTCGATCCCAGCGATCAAGGACCCGTGGCCGTGCAGGTCGCCCCGGGTGTGGTGTACAACCTGGCCCGCTCGACCATCGATTCGGTGGGGCTGCCCCGGCAGAAGGATCTGGGGCGCAAGGAAGTAACCAATGATCCCGACGACATGTATCTTTTCAAGACTCCGGGGCTACGCAACGTGGCCCTGACGGCGCCCTATATGCATGACGGGTCCCTGCGTCGCCTGAGAGATGTGGTGGATTTCTATGATCAGGGGGGATTCCAATACGAGGGAACGGACCCCGCCTTGCGGCCACTCCACCTGACGGAACCGGAAAAAAAGGCGTTGGTGGCTTTCCTGGAAAGCCTGACCGGCGAAGGGATTGCCGACCTGATCGCCGAAGCGCGCGGAACTGAAATCGGGAACGTGGAAGCGGACCTGAATTCGGCCAAAGGGTCGTACTGA
- the gfa gene encoding S-(hydroxymethyl)glutathione synthase translates to MVSIHPAVDGGVKPAKDGFSGGTLTCACTDNPVVVEISSQSAHNHVCGCSKCWKPDQALFSQVAVVPRDSLNVVRGTEKLAIVDADAAIQRHACTQCGTHMYGRIENQAHPFHGLDFVHTELSDEQGWAPAEFAAFVSSIIETGTDPKDMEAIRGRLRELGLPPYDCLSPALMDVIAAHTAAHA, encoded by the coding sequence ATGGTATCCATTCATCCCGCCGTTGATGGCGGTGTCAAGCCAGCCAAGGACGGTTTTTCCGGCGGCACGCTCACCTGTGCCTGCACGGACAACCCCGTTGTGGTCGAGATCTCCAGCCAAAGTGCCCACAATCATGTTTGCGGGTGCTCCAAATGCTGGAAACCGGATCAGGCGTTGTTTTCGCAGGTCGCCGTTGTCCCGCGCGACTCCTTGAACGTCGTCCGCGGCACGGAGAAACTGGCCATCGTCGATGCCGATGCCGCCATTCAAAGGCATGCCTGCACCCAGTGCGGCACGCATATGTACGGCCGCATCGAAAACCAGGCCCACCCCTTCCACGGCCTGGATTTCGTTCATACGGAACTGTCCGATGAGCAGGGGTGGGCCCCGGCCGAGTTTGCCGCCTTTGTCTCTTCCATTATCGAAACCGGAACCGATCCGAAAGATATGGAGGCCATCCGGGGACGTCTGCGGGAACTGGGGCTGCCTCCTTACGACTGCCTGTCGCCGGCGCTGATGGATGTCATCGCCGCCCATACCGCCGCCCACGCCTGA
- a CDS encoding selenium-binding protein SBP56-related protein, with product MSHSTFIRRVSRGMAVMAVGALMATTAGIVPSVQADETCQSPYMAKITGKEDFIYVWTLGMEGIGDESDKLVTVDVRETSPTYGKVINSVSTGRRAEAHHSGFSDDRHYLWAGGLDDSSIYIYDVHSDPSKPKLHREIKDFVKATGGAVGPHTFYALPGRILITALSNDKDHGGKSALVEYTNEGDYIATYWIPDGKDNKMLPGHELADGYNYDVRVLPRKNVMLSSSFTGWSNYMMDFGKMLQDKEAMSRFGNTVTLWDLHTRTPRKVFSVPGAPLEIRWAWGPTHNYAFTTTALTAKIHLIYEDEKGEWQSKAVADIGDASKVPLPVDISISSDDKELWVDTFMDGTARLFDISDPHHPKQVYEKKIGAQLNMVSQSWDGDRVYFSTSLLANWDKKGADNEQFVKAYDWDGKELKHRFTIDFIKEGLGRAHLMRFGAMSLYQS from the coding sequence ATGAGTCACTCAACCTTTATCCGCCGTGTATCCCGGGGCATGGCCGTGATGGCCGTTGGTGCCCTCATGGCAACTACCGCGGGGATCGTGCCGTCGGTGCAAGCCGATGAAACCTGTCAATCGCCTTATATGGCGAAGATTACCGGCAAGGAAGATTTCATCTATGTCTGGACCCTCGGCATGGAAGGTATCGGTGATGAGTCCGACAAGCTGGTGACCGTGGATGTACGGGAGACTTCACCGACCTATGGCAAGGTGATCAATTCCGTTTCCACCGGGCGCCGCGCCGAAGCCCACCATTCGGGTTTCTCCGATGACCGTCATTACCTTTGGGCGGGCGGGTTGGATGACTCGTCCATCTATATCTACGACGTGCATAGCGACCCGTCGAAGCCAAAACTGCACCGGGAAATCAAGGATTTCGTCAAGGCCACCGGCGGTGCGGTGGGTCCCCACACCTTCTATGCCCTGCCGGGCCGTATCCTGATCACGGCTTTGTCCAACGACAAGGATCATGGTGGTAAATCGGCCTTGGTCGAATACACCAACGAAGGTGACTATATCGCCACATATTGGATTCCCGATGGCAAGGACAACAAGATGCTGCCGGGCCATGAACTGGCCGACGGCTACAACTATGATGTCCGCGTTCTGCCGCGCAAAAATGTCATGCTCAGTTCTTCCTTCACCGGGTGGTCCAACTACATGATGGACTTCGGCAAGATGCTGCAAGACAAGGAAGCCATGAGCCGCTTCGGCAATACGGTGACCTTGTGGGATCTGCATACCCGCACCCCGCGTAAGGTATTCAGCGTGCCCGGCGCACCGCTGGAAATCCGCTGGGCTTGGGGTCCAACCCACAACTACGCGTTCACCACCACCGCCCTGACCGCCAAGATCCACCTGATCTATGAGGACGAAAAGGGTGAATGGCAGTCCAAGGCCGTGGCCGATATCGGCGATGCATCCAAGGTTCCGCTGCCGGTGGATATCTCCATCTCCTCCGACGACAAGGAACTCTGGGTCGATACCTTCATGGACGGCACCGCGCGGCTGTTCGATATCTCTGATCCCCATCACCCCAAGCAGGTCTATGAAAAGAAGATCGGGGCTCAGCTCAACATGGTCTCGCAGAGCTGGGACGGCGACCGGGTCTATTTCTCCACCTCGTTGCTGGCCAACTGGGACAAGAAAGGCGCCGACAACGAGCAGTTCGTGAAAGCCTATGACTGGGATGGCAAGGAGCTCAAGCACCGCTTCACCATCGATTTCATCAAGGAAGGCCTGGGTCGGGCTCACTTGATGCGGTTTGGAGCCATGAGCCTCTATCAAAGCTAA